The Roseomonas haemaphysalidis genome segment TTCCTGCGTCACAGCCGCGCCGAAATGGCGCATGGCGGCGGTGGTCAGGTCGATGTAGCCCCGCGCGCCGATGCTGTCGCCCGCCAGGGACACCCGCACCGGCCCCGTGCCGCAGGCGGCCAGCATCAGGATGGCCGACACGTACTGGCTGGACAGCCCGGCATCGATGCTCACGGCCTCGCCGTCGAAGCCGCCGCGGCCTTGGATGGTCACGGGCGGGCAGCCGGTGGGCGCCTTGGCGGCCACGCCCAGCGCGCCCAGGGCGGCGAGCAGCGGGGCGATGGGCCGCTTCTGCATGTGGGCATCGCCCGTCACCACCACCGGGCCGTCGGCCAGGGCGCAGGCGGCGGACAGAAAGCGCGTGGCGGTGCCGGCATTGCCCAGGAACAGCGGCCCGTCCGGCGCCCGCAGCCGGCCGGAGCCGGATACCAGAAAGGTGGTGGCGTCCGGCTCCTGCACCGCCACGCCCATCCGGCGCAGGGCGTCCGCCATGTAGCGGGTGTCGTCGCTTTTCAGGGCGCCGGTCAGGCGGCTGGTGCCGCGCGCCAGCGCCGCCAGCAGCAGCGCCCGGTTGGTGATGGATTTGGAACCCGGCGGCGCCACCCGCCCGCGCAGCGGCGCGGCGGGCGGGTGGATGAGCAGGGCTTCCGTCATTTCTCCACGAAGGCCTTTTCGATCACGTAGTGGCCCGGGCGGCTGTTGGCGCCCTCGTCAAAGCCCATGCCTTCCAGCAGCGCCTTGCTTTCGGCCAGCATCTCCGGGCTGCCGCACAGCATGACGCGGTCGTGCTCCGGGTTGAAGGCCGGCAGGTTCAGGTCGTCGAACAGCTTGCCAGAGCGGATCAGGTCCGTGACGCGCCCCTGGTTGCGGAAGGGCTCGCGCGTCACGGTCGGGTAGTAGACCAGCTTGGGGGCGACCATCTCGCCCAGGAACTCGTCGGCCGGCAGCTCGCGCTCGATGTAGTCGCGGTAGGCCAGCTCCTTCACTTCCCGCACGCCGTGCAGCAGCACCACCTTGTCGAAACGGTCGTAGACCTCGGGTTCGCGGATCAGCGACAGAAAGGGCGCAAGGCCGGTGCCGGTGCCGTACAGCCACAGCGTCCTGCCGGGCAGCAGCGCGTCCGGCACCAGGGTGCCCACGGACTTCTTGCCGACCAGCACCTGGTCCCCCGGGCGCACATGCTGCAGCCGGCTGGTCAGCGGCCCGTCCGGCACCTTGATGGACAGGAACTCCAGGTGCTCGTCAAAGGCGGCCGAGGCCACGGAATAGGCCCGCACCAGCGGCTTGCCCTCCACCATCAGCCCGAGCATGACGAACTGGCCGGCGGAAAAGCGCAGCGTGGGGTTGCGGCTGCAGCGGAAGCTGAACAGCCGGTCGGTCCAGTGATGCACCGTTTCCACCGTTTCGGTGAAATAGGCGGGATGGCTGGCGGTCAGCGGCGGGCGGGTCTCGGCATTCATGGTGCGGAGTTGGTCTTCTCAAGTGCGCCGGGCAAGGAGGTCGGGCAGGCACGGCTTGCATGCGGCCGCGGTTGCGGTGAGCCTTCGCCTATCATGAGCACGCCCCCGCAAGCTACCCCGCCCACGGAAACCCAGCCCCCCGTCGGGCCGGAGGTCGACCCCACCCCGCGCCCCGTGCCGGCCCGCGTCGCCCACCGTGGCGCCAGCGTGACGC includes the following:
- a CDS encoding 3-phosphoshikimate 1-carboxyvinyltransferase, with protein sequence MTEALLIHPPAAPLRGRVAPPGSKSITNRALLLAALARGTSRLTGALKSDDTRYMADALRRMGVAVQEPDATTFLVSGSGRLRAPDGPLFLGNAGTATRFLSAACALADGPVVVTGDAHMQKRPIAPLLAALGALGVAAKAPTGCPPVTIQGRGGFDGEAVSIDAGLSSQYVSAILMLAACGTGPVRVSLAGDSIGARGYIDLTTAAMRHFGAAVTQEAPGAWTVAPGGYHAADLHIEPDASAATYLWAAEVLTGGSIDIGTPAGAFTQPDAQAHALIAAFPHLPAEIDGSQMQDAVPTLAALAAFNATPVRFTGIANLRVKECDRVAAMAAELSRLAPGLAREQGDDLVVTPCPPGAFRPARIETYADHRIAMSMALVGLRVPGVTILDPGCVAKTYPDYWRDLGALGVTLREAAAG
- a CDS encoding ferredoxin--NADP reductase, translating into MNAETRPPLTASHPAYFTETVETVHHWTDRLFSFRCSRNPTLRFSAGQFVMLGLMVEGKPLVRAYSVASAAFDEHLEFLSIKVPDGPLTSRLQHVRPGDQVLVGKKSVGTLVPDALLPGRTLWLYGTGTGLAPFLSLIREPEVYDRFDKVVLLHGVREVKELAYRDYIERELPADEFLGEMVAPKLVYYPTVTREPFRNQGRVTDLIRSGKLFDDLNLPAFNPEHDRVMLCGSPEMLAESKALLEGMGFDEGANSRPGHYVIEKAFVEK